TCGTGGAGTAGCACAGCGATTGGCAAGATTCTATTTTCGCTAATCATGGCAGTGTGTGTTTTGATCGGAATTGCTAGGCATGGAACCGATTCGCCAACGAGCCTGCCAATGGATCGTATCGGGATGGAGGAGACAACCGGGGTGATACTGCTGGCACCTATCGCCGATGCAACACGTTCATCAATCCCGGTTGTTCCGGCGCAGGAAAAGCTTCCGCGAGCCGGTTCTAGCCGTGCTTCAGAGGATCAGGGACGTCAGTTGGCTGCCCGTAGAGCAACGCCAGGCAGCGCCGGTGAAGCACAACGCTCTGCTGTTGTAGCGGAGGACGGAACTGAAAAACTGATTTTTTCTGGTCGAGTCGTTGACAACGATGGCGTACCGGTAGCGGATGCTGAAGTGCTATACTCCGTAGGGCCCAATTCATCCGAATCTGCCACACGCACGGAGGTAGATGGGAGGTTTCGCTTTGAATTTCTGCGTCCTGAACTCAAGAAGTGGGATCGTGTGAGCATTGTCGCCGCGCACCCCGAGCACGCAATTGGGTGGCAGAGTCTTCAACCCCAAAGCGCGGCTAACTATTACCCACAAGTAGAAGCGGGCAAACTATCAGTGGGCATCGGTATTTGCTTGATAGGCAAAAGTCAATATGATACATTTAATGGCATTGGTAAACGACTATACTGATACCCCCCAACTCAATAGGAGTCCCTGATGCCTACTGCCAATAATAAGTTAACTCCCTGTTGGAGTCAACAGGAGTTTGAGATGCTTGACTTAGGCGATAAACGTCTCACTCAGCGGCTGATTACTGTCGCTTCGGCCATTATCAGCCTCTCCGCAATCGGCTATTAATGCTGCTTGTGAGG
Above is a window of Candidatus Poribacteria bacterium DNA encoding:
- a CDS encoding sigma-70 family RNA polymerase sigma factor: MRSDDEKLVSQTLAGDRDAFGVLVHKYQEMVYAYAFQKVRNEEDAQDVTQEIFWRAYHGLYQLRQPHRFRSWLYTIMSNECKRRLASIIKTRQRETALDDATGDALRIEPAHTAPTAGWQVDLEQALSELPDDNRVAVPMFYMGDNSLKEISEFLGISVNTVKGKLYRARQQLGSALSDRYGRLLKSYKLKGGFLMQFMEQIHHIPSPTMVSSWSSTAIGKILFSLIMAVCVLIGIARHGTDSPTSLPMDRIGMEETTGVILLAPIADATRSSIPVVPAQEKLPRAGSSRASEDQGRQLAARRATPGSAGEAQRSAVVAEDGTEKLIFSGRVVDNDGVPVADAEVLYSVGPNSSESATRTEVDGRFRFEFLRPELKKWDRVSIVAAHPEHAIGWQSLQPQSAANYYPQVEAGKLSVGIGICLIGKSQYDTFNGIGKRLY